In Calothrix sp. PCC 7507, one DNA window encodes the following:
- a CDS encoding type II toxin-antitoxin system HicB family antitoxin, with the protein MKWRVILEPDPETGDWAIWCPELPGCTSAGESEEEALENIKEAIQLYLQPESIQLAPGAIAREIILS; encoded by the coding sequence ATGAAATGGCGTGTGATTCTTGAACCAGATCCAGAAACAGGTGATTGGGCTATATGGTGTCCAGAATTACCAGGCTGCACATCAGCCGGAGAAAGTGAAGAAGAAGCTTTGGAAAATATTAAAGAAGCTATTCAATTGTATCTACAGCCGGAATCGATTCAGTTAGCTCCTGGCGCGATCGCACGGGAAATTATTCTCTCATGA
- a CDS encoding type II toxin-antitoxin system HicA family toxin — translation MSERMRRMTAREVETILSQYGFQLISQRGSHRKWRNEELGLQVIVPEHRGRTLPIGTLRSILLGAKIPESEWRS, via the coding sequence ATGAGCGAACGTATGCGGCGCATGACTGCTAGAGAGGTTGAAACTATCCTGAGCCAATATGGATTTCAACTAATTTCTCAAAGAGGTAGCCATCGTAAATGGAGAAATGAAGAGCTTGGACTACAAGTCATTGTCCCTGAACATCGAGGGCGCACTTTACCTATTGGTACGTTACGCAGCATCTTGCTGGGAGCAAAAATTCCTGAGTCTGAGTGGAGAAGTTGA
- a CDS encoding heme o synthase, giving the protein MIETNVSRHHETFLQVIQSYYQLTKPRIIPLLLITTAGSMWIAAKGEVDPLLLLVTLTGGTLAAASAQTINCIYDRDIDYEMERTRHRPIPAGKIQPREALIFAIALAVLSFTLLAVFANLLAALLAFSGIVFYILVYTHWLKRHSTQNIVIGGAAGAIPALVGWAAVTGSLSWAAWLIFAIVFVWTPPHFWALALMIRDDYAKVGIPMLPVVVGDTATVKQIWYYTLVTVAATLLLVFPLQESGMVYGAIALFLGAVFIRKSWRLLQNPEDRTVAKELFLYSISYMMLLCLGMVVDSLPITHNLINAAIERLDLII; this is encoded by the coding sequence ATGATTGAGACTAATGTCTCCCGCCACCACGAAACGTTTCTCCAGGTAATTCAAAGCTACTACCAGCTCACAAAGCCGCGGATTATTCCCTTGCTTTTGATTACTACGGCTGGGAGTATGTGGATTGCTGCTAAGGGAGAGGTTGATCCATTGTTGTTGCTAGTGACTCTTACTGGTGGCACTTTGGCCGCTGCTAGCGCCCAGACAATTAACTGTATTTATGATCGGGATATCGATTATGAAATGGAGCGGACGCGCCATCGTCCCATCCCCGCTGGCAAGATACAGCCACGTGAGGCGCTGATTTTTGCGATCGCTCTGGCTGTACTTTCCTTCACTTTATTGGCGGTATTCGCTAATCTCCTCGCCGCTCTGTTGGCATTCTCCGGTATCGTTTTTTACATCTTGGTTTATACCCACTGGCTGAAACGCCACAGCACCCAAAATATCGTCATTGGTGGCGCGGCTGGAGCGATTCCTGCATTAGTGGGTTGGGCTGCTGTCACGGGTAGTTTAAGCTGGGCTGCATGGTTGATTTTTGCGATCGTCTTTGTCTGGACACCGCCACATTTCTGGGCTTTAGCTCTGATGATTCGGGATGATTACGCAAAAGTGGGGATACCAATGTTACCTGTTGTTGTGGGTGATACAGCCACAGTCAAGCAAATTTGGTATTACACCCTAGTAACAGTCGCTGCGACACTGTTACTAGTTTTTCCCTTACAAGAGAGTGGGATGGTTTATGGGGCGATCGCTCTATTTTTAGGTGCTGTCTTTATCCGCAAATCCTGGCGCTTGTTGCAAAATCCAGAGGATCGGACTGTGGCTAAAGAGTTGTTCCTCTATTCCATCTCCTACATGATGCTGTTGTGTCTAGGAATGGTGGTGGATAGTCTGCCAATTACCCATAATTTGATTAATGCCGCAATTGAACGGCTGGATTTAATTATTTAG
- a CDS encoding heme A synthase — MNEFVVQQQNEAAALQQKPKELIRRLVWKICIATLILMAIGSATRVMNAGLACPDWPLCYGELIPAKQMNLQVFLEWFHRLDAALIGISAIALFGLSWWHRQVLPHWLPWASTFALFLIVFQGILGGLTVTELLRFDIVTAHLGTALLFFTTLLVIGTALAPYQGTGNVGNLPWVGLIAAILVYLQSLLGALVGSRWALHQCLGTSQLCTVMYSHIFGLVPPTLATLAVVLISWRTPALHPVLRRLAKMAGSLLLLQILLGFATFRLHLQVEPLTVSHQAVGAALLGTLVAFTVLAWRDWADNREINAYPVAIAVNATSTPANGANP, encoded by the coding sequence ATGAACGAATTTGTCGTACAACAACAAAATGAAGCAGCAGCACTGCAGCAAAAGCCTAAAGAATTGATTCGTCGCTTGGTGTGGAAGATCTGCATAGCTACCTTAATTTTGATGGCGATTGGTTCTGCTACCCGCGTAATGAATGCCGGGCTTGCTTGCCCTGACTGGCCCTTGTGCTATGGGGAATTAATCCCAGCCAAGCAGATGAACCTGCAAGTGTTTTTAGAGTGGTTTCACAGATTGGATGCAGCTTTGATTGGTATCAGCGCGATCGCACTCTTTGGTCTATCCTGGTGGCATCGTCAGGTTTTACCTCATTGGCTACCTTGGGCATCCACATTCGCCCTGTTTTTAATCGTCTTCCAAGGCATCTTGGGGGGACTCACCGTTACTGAACTGTTGCGGTTTGATATCGTTACCGCCCACTTAGGAACGGCGCTATTGTTTTTCACCACCCTACTAGTTATCGGCACGGCACTCGCCCCCTATCAAGGCACTGGCAATGTGGGGAATTTGCCTTGGGTGGGTTTAATAGCTGCCATTTTGGTCTACTTACAAAGCCTCCTAGGTGCTTTAGTAGGGTCTCGCTGGGCACTGCACCAATGCTTGGGCACATCCCAACTGTGTACGGTGATGTATAGCCACATATTTGGCTTAGTACCGCCCACGCTGGCAACTTTAGCTGTGGTATTAATTTCCTGGCGTACACCTGCACTGCATCCCGTTTTGCGGCGACTAGCAAAGATGGCTGGTTCTTTATTGCTTTTACAAATCCTGTTAGGATTTGCCACTTTTCGATTACACCTGCAAGTCGAGCCGCTCACCGTCTCTCACCAAGCTGTGGGTGCAGCTTTACTGGGTACTTTGGTGGCTTTCACGGTACTGGCATGGCGTGACTGGGCTGATAACCGTGAAATTAACGCTTACCCTGTAGCGATCGCAGTTAATGCTACAAGCACACCAGCGAATGGAGCGAATCCATAA
- a CDS encoding cytochrome c oxidase subunit II produces the protein MKIPSSIWTLLIGIVLTLASLWYGQNHGLLPTAASDEAILVDGLFNTMMIVSTGIFLLVEGILIYAAFRYRRRAGDNEDGPPVEGNVPLEILWTAIPAIIVLGISVYSFDVYNEMGGFDPHAIHEAPMTMDMSSMHMSGTALAATLSDTPPTLASDNDHAQMQPEHLTTIAQNAEESSKPADLVVNVAGLQYAWIFTYPDSGITTGELHLPIGRQVQISMTANDVIHAFWVPEFRLKQDAIPGRTSEFRFTPRKPGDYVLICAELCGPYHGAMRTQVVVESEEAYNNWVQEQLVASRENLNQAVALNPADLSPHEFLAPYTKDMGIQPEMLHQMHK, from the coding sequence GTGAAAATTCCAAGTTCCATCTGGACATTACTCATTGGCATCGTGCTAACGCTGGCCAGCCTTTGGTACGGACAAAATCACGGTCTGTTGCCAACAGCCGCCTCAGATGAAGCCATCTTGGTGGATGGTCTGTTCAACACGATGATGATCGTCTCCACAGGTATATTTTTACTTGTCGAAGGTATTTTGATTTACGCTGCTTTTAGATATCGTCGGCGCGCCGGTGATAATGAAGACGGCCCGCCTGTTGAGGGAAACGTGCCTCTAGAAATCCTCTGGACAGCGATCCCAGCAATTATAGTTCTCGGTATTTCTGTCTATAGCTTTGATGTATACAACGAAATGGGTGGCTTCGATCCCCACGCTATCCATGAAGCCCCAATGACTATGGACATGTCGTCGATGCATATGTCAGGGACAGCTCTTGCAGCCACTTTAAGCGATACACCTCCCACTCTTGCATCTGACAACGATCATGCTCAAATGCAGCCGGAGCATCTCACCACTATTGCTCAAAATGCTGAAGAGTCAAGCAAACCAGCAGATTTAGTGGTTAACGTTGCTGGTTTACAATACGCCTGGATTTTTACCTATCCTGATAGTGGAATCACCACAGGTGAACTACACTTACCCATCGGGCGTCAGGTACAAATTAGTATGACTGCTAACGATGTCATTCACGCTTTTTGGGTGCCAGAGTTTCGCCTGAAACAAGATGCTATCCCTGGTAGAACAAGCGAGTTTCGCTTCACACCCAGAAAACCAGGCGATTATGTCCTCATTTGTGCTGAACTTTGTGGCCCTTACCACGGCGCGATGAGAACCCAAGTGGTTGTGGAGTCAGAGGAAGCCTATAACAATTGGGTGCAGGAACAGCTAGTGGCTAGCCGTGAAAACCTCAATCAAGCTGTTGCTCTTAACCCTGCAGATTTATCCCCCCACGAATTTCTCGCTCCTTACACCAAGGACATGGGAATTCAGCCAGAAATGTTACATCAAATGCATAAGTAG
- the ctaD gene encoding cytochrome c oxidase subunit I: MTQAQLQETANFPVLLPEPGERHWRDFFGFSTDHKVIGIQYLVTSFIFYCIGGVMADLVRTELRTPEVDFVTPEIYNSLFTLHATIMIFLWIVPAGAGFANYLIPLMIGAKDMAFPRLNAVAFWMIPPAGLLLISSLVLGDAPDAGWTSYPPLSLVTGQVGEEIWIMSLLLLGTSSILGAINFLVTIFKMRTPGMGFYQMPLFCWAMLATSALVLVSTPVLASALILLSFDLIAGTTFFNPTGGGDPVVYQHMFWFYSHPAVYIMILPFFGGISEILPIHSRKPIFGYKAIAFSSLAISFLGLIVWAHHMFTSGIPGWLRMFFMITTMIIAVPTGIKIFGWLATIWGGKIRLNSPMLFAMGFLGTFVIGGISGVMLAAVPFDIHVHDTYFVVAHLHYVLFGGSVLGIFAAIYHWFPKMTGRMFNEFWGKVHFVLTIVGLNMTFLPMHKLGLMGMNRRIAQYDPKFTSLNEICTYGSYILAVSTLPFIVNAIWSWFYGPKAGNNPWNGLTLEWMTTSPPAIENFAKQPVLATGPYDYGLEQAKEGVPLYDPNPVLSGGPNSVLRAEPDPAVAANSEDRK; the protein is encoded by the coding sequence ATGACACAAGCTCAGTTGCAAGAAACCGCTAATTTTCCCGTTCTGCTTCCAGAACCAGGAGAAAGGCATTGGCGAGACTTCTTTGGCTTTAGTACCGATCACAAGGTGATTGGGATTCAATACCTCGTCACTTCGTTTATTTTCTACTGCATCGGCGGTGTGATGGCTGACTTGGTGCGGACAGAACTACGCACCCCAGAGGTAGATTTTGTGACTCCAGAAATCTACAACAGCTTGTTTACACTGCACGCCACAATCATGATTTTCTTGTGGATTGTGCCTGCTGGTGCTGGATTTGCTAACTATCTAATTCCCCTGATGATTGGGGCTAAGGATATGGCATTTCCACGGCTGAATGCTGTAGCTTTTTGGATGATTCCTCCCGCGGGTTTGTTGCTGATTTCCAGTTTAGTACTGGGCGATGCACCTGATGCCGGTTGGACTTCTTACCCTCCCCTCAGCTTGGTGACAGGCCAAGTGGGCGAGGAAATTTGGATTATGAGTCTCCTGCTTTTGGGTACATCATCGATTTTGGGGGCGATTAATTTCCTCGTCACCATTTTCAAGATGCGTACCCCAGGAATGGGATTCTATCAAATGCCTTTGTTTTGTTGGGCGATGTTGGCAACTTCGGCGCTGGTGCTGGTATCAACACCAGTACTTGCAAGTGCGCTGATTCTGTTGTCTTTTGACTTAATCGCTGGCACAACATTTTTTAACCCCACTGGTGGCGGTGATCCTGTGGTGTACCAGCATATGTTCTGGTTCTACTCCCACCCAGCGGTTTACATTATGATTTTGCCCTTTTTCGGGGGCATTTCCGAGATATTGCCTATACATTCTCGTAAGCCAATTTTCGGATATAAAGCGATCGCCTTCTCTAGTTTGGCAATCAGTTTTCTGGGGCTAATCGTCTGGGCGCACCACATGTTTACCAGTGGTATCCCTGGTTGGTTGCGGATGTTCTTCATGATCACCACGATGATCATCGCCGTCCCCACCGGGATTAAAATTTTCGGCTGGTTGGCAACTATTTGGGGTGGCAAAATCCGCCTCAATAGTCCCATGTTATTTGCGATGGGTTTTTTGGGCACCTTCGTAATTGGTGGGATCAGTGGTGTGATGTTGGCGGCGGTGCCGTTTGATATTCACGTCCACGATACCTATTTTGTGGTGGCTCACCTACACTACGTCCTTTTTGGCGGTAGTGTTCTAGGAATTTTTGCCGCCATCTACCACTGGTTCCCCAAGATGACGGGACGGATGTTTAATGAATTTTGGGGTAAGGTTCACTTTGTGTTAACCATCGTCGGTTTAAATATGACCTTCTTACCCATGCATAAACTGGGTTTAATGGGCATGAACCGCCGAATTGCACAATATGACCCCAAATTTACATCCCTGAATGAAATCTGCACCTATGGTTCATATATCCTGGCAGTTTCCACACTTCCCTTCATTGTCAATGCAATTTGGAGTTGGTTTTACGGGCCAAAAGCAGGTAATAATCCTTGGAATGGACTTACCTTAGAGTGGATGACCACTTCCCCACCAGCGATTGAAAATTTCGCCAAACAGCCAGTATTGGCAACCGGCCCCTACGACTACGGCTTGGAGCAGGCTAAAGAAGGTGTACCCTTATATGACCCTAATCCAGTCTTGTCTGGTGGACCAAATTCGGTGTTAAGAGCAGAACCAGATCCAGCGGTTGCGGCTAATTCCGAAGACCGCAAATAA
- a CDS encoding heme-copper oxidase subunit III, translated as MQSQIIDPAKTELNHHHAAEVADAHHEAHPDHRLFGLFVFLIAEGMIFLGLFGAYLALRSTLPVWPPAGTPELELLLPGVNTVNLIASSFVMHNADTAIKKNDARGAQIWLAITAAMGAIFLVGQVYEYTHLEFGLTTNVFASAFYVLTGFHGLHVTIGVLAIVAVLWRSRTKGHYSSEKHFGIEAAEIYWHFVDVIWIILFGLLYLL; from the coding sequence ATGCAAAGTCAAATTATTGACCCAGCTAAAACAGAACTGAATCATCACCATGCGGCGGAAGTCGCCGATGCTCATCATGAAGCCCATCCAGACCATCGCCTGTTTGGTTTGTTTGTCTTCCTCATTGCGGAAGGGATGATTTTCCTCGGACTCTTTGGAGCCTATCTGGCTTTACGTTCTACATTACCTGTATGGCCACCAGCAGGTACGCCAGAGTTAGAATTATTGCTACCTGGAGTTAACACCGTCAACTTGATTGCTAGCAGCTTTGTTATGCACAATGCTGATACTGCTATCAAGAAAAACGATGCACGTGGTGCCCAAATCTGGCTGGCTATTACTGCAGCAATGGGTGCGATTTTCTTGGTAGGTCAAGTGTATGAGTATACACATCTGGAATTTGGTCTGACTACCAATGTATTTGCCAGTGCGTTTTATGTATTGACTGGCTTCCACGGTTTGCACGTAACTATCGGCGTTTTAGCGATTGTAGCCGTGTTGTGGCGATCGCGCACCAAAGGCCACTACAGTAGTGAAAAGCACTTTGGTATCGAAGCTGCCGAAATCTACTGGCACTTCGTAGACGTGATTTGGATTATACTTTTCGGTTTGTTGTATTTACTTTAA
- a CDS encoding ParA family protein yields MGYVIATANMKGGVGKTTITVNLATCLAKNHGKRVLVLDLDSQISATLSLMSPLEFAKRRKQRKTFRYLIDQVVNPDENANITIQDIVQSQVCNLPGLDLLPGDIDLYDEFVVSEMLHQQAVALGEQDFENVWNRFERVLINNILKPVRQEYDFILLDCAPGYNLMTRSALAASDFYILPAKPEPLSVVGIQLLERRIAQLKDSHEHEAKIDIKMLGIVFSMSSSNLLTGRYYKQVMHRVVEDFGVEKICKNQIPVDVNVAKAVDSFMPVVLASPQSAGSKAFFQLTQELLQKL; encoded by the coding sequence ATGGGATATGTAATTGCGACTGCAAATATGAAAGGTGGTGTTGGTAAAACCACCATCACCGTTAATTTGGCTACTTGTTTAGCGAAAAATCACGGTAAGCGGGTGCTGGTGCTGGATTTAGATAGTCAAATTAGTGCCACACTCAGTCTGATGTCGCCTTTAGAGTTTGCTAAACGTCGCAAACAAAGAAAGACATTTAGGTATTTGATAGACCAAGTTGTTAATCCAGATGAAAATGCCAATATTACGATTCAGGATATTGTGCAATCCCAAGTTTGTAATCTTCCTGGATTAGATTTATTACCTGGAGATATCGACTTATATGATGAATTTGTCGTTTCGGAAATGCTGCACCAACAAGCAGTAGCTTTGGGTGAACAGGATTTTGAAAATGTTTGGAATCGCTTTGAAAGAGTCTTGATTAACAATATTTTAAAGCCAGTACGTCAAGAGTATGATTTTATTCTCTTAGATTGCGCTCCTGGTTATAATCTGATGACTCGTAGCGCTTTGGCTGCTAGTGATTTCTACATTCTGCCAGCGAAGCCAGAACCTTTATCTGTGGTGGGTATTCAACTGTTGGAAAGACGGATTGCTCAATTAAAAGATAGTCACGAACATGAAGCTAAAATTGATATAAAAATGCTGGGTATTGTTTTTAGTATGTCCAGTTCTAATCTGTTAACTGGAAGATATTATAAACAGGTGATGCATCGGGTTGTAGAAGATTTTGGTGTGGAGAAAATTTGTAAGAATCAAATACCAGTTGATGTGAATGTGGCTAAGGCTGTTGATAGTTTTATGCCAGTTGTGTTAGCTAGTCCCCAATCGGCTGGTTCTAAAGCTTTCTTTCAGTTAACTCAAGAGTTGTTGCAGAAGTTGTAG
- a CDS encoding DNA translocase FtsK produces the protein MQYLTDAVEIRELISKLAAAQTLWLDTEIANWNTYYPKLSLIQVLISPIDSRGASVYILDVLEKRDLAAYFINQIMTNPNIVKVFHNASFDVKYLGGQLAKNVTCTLQLARKITRQRLQVSNLKLKTLAAELCHFSNVDTEEQRSDWGQRPLSGKQIQYAAMDTVYLAAVHRRLLEISQPEIINNIFAMVDNGSKQSTNKSESSSLTVTKVRVAFECPRLFYLNHQFGDKAIFLPKNTVNGIGNPFHKLADNLVKLALIEPQVKDLFKPAATQLKVEEVAAKIQRIFYQIEFSPYLQEVTKKDVSKAPALLLVWQGLQGLIKRFTELLVINRRYCSAETVISNTFISQERSIEHYFNLPNGTQQRVGGEFDCLVYNFELKRLCVIEFKTYQPVDPSAQLAQVSLYSYMLHQKKKVAVDSAVYCVLPEFKEYQYSWEQLENTVHQLIPYKLLQMQEWLAWESPHPNQPPATTQSYLCEICPQQQKCQTFFSAPFIDQISSSIPENEQGDFQTSQNDSGNNDRHNTQSTRNQKQSVNADAIGEELVTTLQSFGIGVDYYGAAVGPAFIRVKLKPHLGVKVNAILKLSADLQVQLGLGNPPLIAPQAGYVSVDLPRPDRQIASFEEYIQPQFLPPTAPVKIAIGVSIEGQLMEADLSDPNTCHFLVGGTTGSGKSEFLRSLLLSLLNRHSPQNLKIALVDPKRVTFPEFEKMPWLYAPVVKDSDRAIELMDELVAEMESRYQQFEKAGCADLSTYNHRSHQPLPRIVCIFDEYADFMAEKEIRKALELSIKRLGAMARAAGIHLIIATQRPEAGIVTPIIRSNLPGRVALRTASEADSAIVLGGKQTDAAYLLGQGDLLYQLGAKLHRLQSLFAKNIYLPSI, from the coding sequence ATGCAATACTTGACAGATGCAGTGGAAATTAGAGAGTTAATATCCAAGTTAGCAGCGGCTCAAACCCTATGGCTTGATACGGAAATTGCTAATTGGAATACTTATTATCCCAAATTATCGCTGATTCAGGTGTTGATTTCTCCGATAGATTCAAGAGGTGCATCTGTTTATATTCTAGATGTTTTAGAGAAACGTGATTTGGCAGCATATTTTATTAACCAAATCATGACTAATCCCAATATTGTAAAGGTTTTTCATAATGCTAGTTTTGACGTAAAGTATTTAGGAGGACAGCTAGCTAAGAATGTTACCTGCACTTTACAACTAGCTCGGAAAATTACCCGTCAACGTCTGCAAGTTTCCAATTTAAAACTCAAAACTTTAGCTGCGGAACTCTGTCATTTTTCTAATGTAGATACAGAAGAACAGAGAAGCGATTGGGGACAGCGTCCTCTCAGCGGTAAGCAGATACAATATGCGGCGATGGATACAGTTTATCTCGCTGCTGTGCATCGTCGCTTACTAGAAATATCTCAGCCTGAAATTATAAATAATATTTTTGCTATGGTGGATAATGGCTCAAAGCAGTCAACAAATAAATCTGAAAGTTCCTCTTTAACTGTTACTAAAGTTAGAGTTGCTTTTGAGTGTCCGCGTTTGTTTTATCTCAATCATCAATTTGGCGATAAAGCAATTTTTTTACCCAAAAATACTGTTAATGGCATTGGTAATCCATTTCATAAATTAGCAGATAATTTAGTTAAGCTAGCGCTTATTGAACCACAAGTTAAAGATTTATTCAAGCCAGCCGCAACACAGCTAAAAGTAGAAGAAGTTGCAGCAAAAATACAGCGAATATTTTATCAAATAGAATTTTCTCCTTACTTACAAGAAGTAACTAAAAAAGATGTCAGCAAAGCACCCGCGCTTCTACTGGTTTGGCAGGGATTGCAAGGACTAATTAAACGCTTTACAGAATTGCTAGTAATCAATAGGCGCTATTGTAGTGCAGAAACAGTTATTAGTAACACTTTTATATCTCAAGAACGTAGCATTGAACATTATTTTAATCTCCCTAATGGGACACAGCAACGAGTAGGTGGAGAATTTGATTGCTTAGTCTATAATTTTGAACTCAAGCGTTTGTGTGTAATTGAGTTTAAAACCTATCAGCCTGTAGATCCTTCAGCGCAATTGGCTCAGGTTTCTCTTTATAGTTATATGCTGCATCAAAAGAAAAAAGTAGCTGTTGATTCAGCAGTTTATTGTGTTTTGCCAGAATTCAAAGAGTATCAATATTCTTGGGAACAGTTAGAAAATACAGTCCATCAGTTAATTCCCTACAAATTATTACAGATGCAAGAATGGCTGGCTTGGGAATCTCCACATCCCAACCAGCCACCAGCGACAACTCAGTCTTATTTGTGCGAAATTTGTCCCCAACAACAAAAGTGTCAGACTTTTTTTTCTGCACCGTTCATAGATCAGATATCTAGTTCAATCCCAGAAAATGAGCAGGGAGATTTTCAAACTAGTCAAAATGATTCTGGGAATAATGACAGACACAATACCCAGTCCACAAGAAATCAAAAGCAATCTGTAAATGCTGATGCTATTGGTGAAGAATTGGTAACTACCTTGCAGTCTTTTGGTATTGGTGTAGACTACTATGGCGCTGCTGTTGGGCCAGCTTTTATCCGGGTGAAACTTAAACCCCATCTTGGTGTGAAAGTTAATGCTATTTTGAAATTGTCAGCAGATTTACAAGTGCAGTTAGGCTTAGGAAATCCGCCTTTGATTGCTCCACAGGCTGGCTATGTCAGTGTTGATTTACCCCGTCCAGATCGGCAAATTGCTAGCTTTGAGGAATATATTCAGCCGCAATTCTTACCTCCAACAGCACCTGTAAAAATTGCGATTGGAGTGAGCATCGAAGGACAGTTGATGGAGGCTGATTTGTCTGATCCGAATACCTGTCACTTTTTAGTTGGTGGGACAACTGGTAGCGGTAAAAGTGAGTTTCTGCGATCGCTCCTCCTCAGCCTCCTCAATCGCCATTCCCCGCAAAATTTGAAAATTGCCCTAGTTGATCCCAAGCGCGTTACGTTTCCAGAGTTTGAGAAAATGCCTTGGCTGTATGCGCCAGTTGTTAAAGATAGCGATCGCGCCATTGAACTGATGGATGAATTGGTTGCAGAAATGGAGTCTCGTTACCAGCAGTTTGAGAAAGCTGGGTGTGCAGATTTAAGCACTTACAATCATCGTTCACACCAACCTTTACCCCGCATTGTCTGCATTTTTGATGAATATGCCGACTTTATGGCAGAGAAGGAAATTCGTAAGGCACTAGAACTTAGTATAAAACGTTTGGGTGCAATGGCAAGAGCCGCCGGAATTCATCTGATTATTGCTACACAACGTCCAGAAGCTGGTATCGTCACCCCGATTATCCGTTCAAATCTGCCAGGACGGGTTGCTTTGAGAACTGCTAGTGAAGCTGACTCTGCGATCGTTTTAGGCGGAAAACAAACAGATGCAGCTTATTTGTTAGGTCAAGGCGATCTACTCTACCAACTGGGTGCTAAATTACACCGATTACAAAGCTTATTTGCTAAAAATATTTATTTACCTTCAATTTAG